The sequence ATTGAGCTTGAATATGAAACTAACCTCAGGAGTGACATCCATGTCAAGATCCGTGGGGTCAAATATAAAGGTATCGTCCATAGAATACAGCAATACTCCTTCAGTTGTTGCTGCCGCCCAACTCCGGCCGGTTGGTGCAATTCTCAAGCATTTTGTTCGAATAACAGGCCTTCCACGATTTGGCATTGAACCAGGTAAATCATACGCCAATTTATCTCGTGATTGCTTTTCCACGCCTTCCTCCATGTCACTATCATCATCATCAATCAAATCCAGTGGACCTGCTTCGCTCATGTTTTTCGAATTTAAGAAATCAAGAACCCCATCTAGTGATAAATTGTGTGTGATTTGGAACCTCCGCAGCAGGACCTGATACATTTACAAGAATTAAATGTAATAATATATAGCATGTATATTACAGAGAAAGTGGTAACTCATGTCATTTTGTTACAAGAATAATTCAGCACATTCATGTTACTGAAAAACATAAAGAAAATTGCAGCGAGATAAACAATTATCCTACAAAAGCTCCTGTAAAGCACGTGGCTTGAATTCAAACTAACCTGGTCAGCTACATCGTACATACAAATGTATTTACTATTTCCCCCAGCCAATATGTAGCTACCATCAGAGGAATAACACAAAGTTGTGAAGCACTTTCCAGCAGTCGAGTTTGCAGCTGACCTCCGATCGGTCATAAGACGCCCACCAGCAATGTCCCTACGCCCTTCAATTGTGAACATTTCCAGGCCTTGTAAAGGATCCCAAAAATGAATTTGACCATCTAGCGTGCTACAAGCCATCTGTTTACCATCAGGACGGTAAACAACTGTTAGGACATCATGCGTATGATCAAACTTTTCAATTCCACCTTTTCCTTCGAAAATGTCCCACAGGCGGACGGTTTTATCCCACGAAGAGGAAGCCAAAATAGCCTGCAGGGTAACCAGGAAACTCTTAACGGGGACCAATTACCAACAATCCATCGATCTAAGCACCAAATAAAACACAGTCAAAGAACATTATCTATTCACAGCTGAAATTTAAGATAAATGATGAGTTCAATGAATTACGAGAGGATGAGAAGTGGTAAGTTAGAAAAATTGTTTCCCATAAAGAACTTTACCTGAGCAGGAGAAAACGTTAATCCATGAACAGGACCCTCATGGCCACTTAGAACATCCAGTAGTCGTGCATCCTTCATGGACCAAACAAATATCTACAAGTATTTGCCCAATACCATTTTATCAGTAAAATTATAAAGTCATATGTttcatatcatttaaaatatcaagtcTAAAAATAGTAGTTATCAAGACCTCAAATGAATCCAGAGTTCCAGCACAGATGATGTCACCACTCTGATCTGATGTTAAAGAAACAAATTGCTTTGGTGTAGGGGTcacgaatattttaaagttgcgATAGCGGAACAAATCATATGCACGAACAGTCCCATCCAGAGATGCACTCAGGAGGCAATTCTTGCTAGCCATGAAATGCAGCGCTGTAACAGCATTCTTATGTTCAGAAAATGTGATGAAACAGAAGCCTGTTGAAACAGTCCACACCTGTACCAACAAGTTTTAAATTTCTCGTTTATGTTNCTTTGTCCTTAGGACAAGTTTgatctttataaaaataaatagatactAGGACACATTTGTActcacaacaaaaatatatatgaataattagAGTCAATTGGTTGTGTTGCtaacaaaatgaaaaatagaCGACATAGTGGAGCTCGAGCACAGAGGAACAAATGGAAAAAACTAATGTGGTCATAAATTGTGCGTTGAACTTGCCTTGATTTTGTTATCATCTGCTCCTGTAGCCAATAGCTGTGAATCTGATGAATAAGCAAGGCAATTGACATCGAAATAGTGCCCTTGTTGCTTCAGTATATAGCTCTCTGATTTCCACTCCCACACAAGCAGTTGACCAAGCTTGGCGCACCCGAATGTTAACCAGTTTCCCAGGCCGTTGAATGTAGCTGTAGTGATCTTCTCTCTTGAAATAGATAACAAGTGAATGCACACAAAATCGGGCATCTGATATAGAGCAAAGACCCCATTAGAAAGCCCTACAACAAGCATATCAAGCCCCCGATGATAATCGCACGATGTCAACTTCGCAGGAGCTTGCATTAAATAATCCTTTTTCATCAGTtcccattttattttatgcaataaAACCCCATTCCCTCCATCAAACTCATCTTTTCCATCAgattctttccttttcttcaaAATTGTCTCGTTCCCACTTGCCAAATCCTGCTCATAAATCTGCTTTGGTGTTCCTGGAGAATCCAGTTCTGCTTCACTAAACCCCCATCTAAAAACCGCTCCATCCCGTGATAAACTATAAACACTAGCTACTCCATTCGTTTTCTTATCCACTCCAAAGAATACACCCACAATCACATCCCTATGACCCAACAACAAAAACGGCTTCTTAGAGTCACTCTTCTTCACCTTTCTCAAACAAAAAAGTCTCAAAGTCAAATCTTTGGACCCTACAATTACGTAATCCGAGTCAGGACTCCAATCCAGACACGTAATTCTATCATTACAATCGGCAAATGTTCGAATCAACTCAAATGGGAAAAATTCCTTCTTAAAACCAGGAGACCGCCATATCTGGAGTAGCTTCCCCGCAGACACAGCTATGAATCGCCCGTCAGGGCTGAATTTCACTACGGATATTCGGTGTTTGAAAGATATTCGGTGAAGGACGACCCGGCGTTGAACGTTTATAAAGAGGCAGCGGTTGTTCTCGTCAACAGTGAAGACGAACACACCATCCAATGAGGCGGCGATGTGGCGTAGGTTGGTGGAGGCCTGACATGGCAGGGTTATGGTCTCGGATTTTAAGAGGTCTGTGACGGAGATTCGGTTGCCGATCGGTGAGATGAGCAAGGTGTTGTTCACAACGACGACGTTTCCACCGCGGTAGGGAGCACCAATCAGGTTTTGGAATCTGTAATTCATGTCTAACTGATTCCACGAAACTGACCAGGGAGGGTTTATACTTCGCTTAAACCCTAATCAAGAAAGCGTGTCTTGTAATAAATGCGATCTTTACTCAATTCATATTCGAATAAAATTGAGTTTCCAAAGTTCAATTCAActaaatttgaattcaaatgCAGTAGCTATTTTATCAAACATACgaaatgaatttaatttttattacacCATCAACTccaacattaaaaaatatttgtctcATCTCCAAAAGGGCGAAATATACGGTTAAGATTATAAGACTTTATAGAACAATGAAATTATAGAACAATGAAattaatgagtaggtctcttgtaagacgatatcacgaatctttatctgtgagacagatcaatcctaccgatattcacaataaaaagtaatattttttcatggatgactcaaataagatatttgtctcacaaaatacgacccgtgaaaccgtctcacacaagtttttgtcaaaattaATTGGAAACGAATGAAAAAATAGTTGTCGCCATTATTTTGTCTCATGTGGATAATTGGTTTGTTTTAATAAATACcaaaccataaaaaaaaaatggaaacaaGTTCAAAATGTTGCCTAAAACATTTGTGTAACCAACAGATTCAATCAAAGATAGCCGATTTTATTTAGTGATGACGGTCGTCTCCATGACCATCCGGAGGTCCGCCGGCCGGGGCCAACCACTTCCAACTGTCGATAAAGAAAGCTCAGTTAACCTTTGATAGAAATAATCAGAAAGATTTAAAGAAACAGATTATGTGGGCATTCGTGTGGCTTCcctttctctaaccagaaccAAACAATGTCGTGTTCATTCTCTGTTGAATTTTGGAGTGGAGAacaaatgttcaaaataaagtcTAAACTAAATGGACAAGAAAGTAAAATGGTTTCTGATGTGATCTCGTTGAAATGGGATGAGCCGGGTCGGGAGCTCCAACGGATCAAATCAACGATTTATAATGTTTGaggaatttgattgaagataatggcttcaacagcacctgcaaacaagaaaggaactcgtgaatgggtgCCGGAGAAGTGtccggcgtagccactccgatgcttaactcagcaggttgaagatgaacacgagcaatatttgggagaaaatatgtataatgcttgagagttcaaagatttcaaaatctgtaaatgacattactacctgctatttatagtagaaaatgaggtacgtaccttgattccagtgccacctactaagtatggcaagtcaaCTGCCCATATCATAggttctgatgacttctaggacactccaagcacaagttgttctgacagattagacggcatgtatcaatcatactcgagtgtagttcaattctcgaggtggctggCTCGGGTGGTTGATTACCCGGGTGATGGCGTGAGAGATCGGGCTGACCGAGCTGTTCGGAGAATGCTCGAGAAATGTAGTGCTTGGGCTCTTGATGGTACCCGGGTCACCaatgacccggatccttatgggggtatcaccacccatccgtaaaatagtcgggctagagcttgactcgctgtcccgataaGTCCTATCTGTACTTTTGTTGGAACATCATTCGGAGTGTGAGAGTATCGGGGGCTTCAAACATCCCGCAGATGAAATGGAGGGTATCATTTATGACGCATGCGTTTAGCACTAACTTCCTGCCGAAAAATCGTTTCGTATTCCGAGAATCAAATAAGTCTGACACATCGATATGCGTACACGTCCCTTCACATACCTGTTACAATTTTCTAGACTCATTATGATCATCCGATTTGATCTGGATCAATGGTGGAGATTGGTTCCTTCCCCTTATATATAGTAATCCTTAATAGCAAATAATTATATGAGAAGTGTAATGGCAGGTCCAAGCAGTTCAAAGACTCTTGACATGTCTGAAGATTTCGGGGAATCTACCTTCGAGGCTCGAAAGGCTACAATAGAGGATGAAGTCTTTCATAAAATTCTTTGctactgggaagagcttcaggggctgaaGCTTCTTTACGAAACGGGAGAAGCTACTACTCCCAGATTAGTAGCAAAAATGGCAAAATTTCGGGAATATTTGCACATATCCGAGTGGTCAGACATCTTTACTGATGGACATGTCTTCCAGCTAATGCTTCGGAAAGAGAGGAGAATTCTCCATCAGATTGCTGGTTCTGACAACTTCCTCAAGACTTCCACCGGAGTTCTAACTAGTTGGTTGAGGAAATGGGAGGCTGCTGTAGAAGAGGAATATTTTGATGTAATCCGTGCTAAtgaataatacaagaaatatttcTCCCAGTTTGTCTCGGTCATTTATTTTCCTGGTATCTTTAAATTTCACAAGTAGATGCATATATCAATAATTGAAAACTAACTGTCGTCATTCGAGAATTAATAACGGATAAACGATAAACCAAAATACCGAGACAATATACTATAGGATTAGAGTAAGGCGCCGGGTCCTTAAATTTCCCGGGCTCAGATATTCCATTTGGTTGGGGTTCCCGGGTAATTCGCGCGATGTGGCTATGATGCATGCTTTAGCATTTATATTATCGAAAAACCGTTCCATATTCTGAGAATCCGACAAGTTCAACACATTGATATTCGTGCATGTCCTTGCGTCTGCCCGGCTCAACTTCCAAAATTTATCCTAGGCGTTTGTGCATTTGTAGATCAACGGCTCTGATTAACTCCCTAATAAATGATAAGTCGTTTTGATTGGCTTGAAACCTTCCAACTTCTTCAATATTAAATGCCACTTGCCTATAAATAAGATGGTGGAAACGAAAGGTTGCAATCATTAGTTCAATATGTCGAGTTCAAGTGAGTCGAGTGTTTGCAGTAGTACAGTCACTTCCGGTGATACACACGTTCAAGCACCGGGCAGCATACACCCTTATCTGGAGGGTTTGAAGAGGACTATTGAAGACTATATTTGCGTAAAGGTCACGTCTACCTGGTATAAAATTCAAGATATCAGTAACATGCACCAAAACGGTCTGGCCCTCACTCGTGCACAAAGAGCAGTGGCGAGGAAATATAGGCGAGAGCTCGAGGTAGCTCGAGTTGCAGATCTGGCTACTGATCAAGTTCTGCTGCATGCAATGCTGTGGAAAGAAAGGCATCAGCTGCACAAGATTTCATCCACCGAGTCCTTCACCAACCTTCACACTCAAGAATTGACCGATTGGATAACTGAGTGGCAAAATGATGTAGCTTTGAGAATAGCAGATGTAAGACGGCATCGACAACTtccttaataaaatttatattaatgtactttgtttctttaattttctgtGCCCAAACTCATATAAACCGAATAATATACGACTATCGAATAAAACTAAAATGCCGGGACCTAATGCTTCCTGGGCTTATCATAAATTGTCGGGGCCTAATATCGCCcaggtttaaaaaaaacatgccGTGCTTTCGCATTACCCCGGACGACAAATAAGAAGTTCTCACACCACCCAGGCTTATAGATAAGATGCCGGGCTCTCACGCCACCCGGGCTTATAGTTAAGATGCCGGGCTTTCACGCCACCCGGGCTGTATTCTCCGGTAACTAATTATTATAATGACGCATGCTCTTCTGGAAAGCTGTCAGAATCTGTACGCATTCCGATCATATAAATGATTATGAAGCCTCGATTTATGCACTTGTCTTTTCACATATCCCGTCTAATCATCCCGCTCAATTTTCGAGGTTGATCTGGCTCGTTCAATCTATCTTAGATCAACGGTCGAGATCCGTTCCCCCCGCCTATATATATTAGGTCTCCTGTTTTCGATAAAACActtacaaatttaaaatctcGGCGAAGCCCTTGCAAAATTTTTCCTCGAAGCTCCTCGGCAAAAAATACTCAACTCCGACAAACTCCTACCGTCTTTcctctcaaaaatttataagttCTCTCTTTCGAATTATGTCTGAATGTACCTCTTCGACTTTAGGAGCCAATGCGCAAGGCTCACCTAGTGACGAGTCCACCGCGCTGCGCTCTGATTTCTCTCCCTCTCCGCCTCGCCGCTCTATTACTCAGCCTCCTAAAAAACCCTCAGCTTACCAAACTAAACTAGTCTCTTCAAAACCCTCCTCTTCTAGCCATGCCCGAGCTCTTGCGAAGAGCAAGGGTAAGGGTAAAGTCCGGGCCTCGAGCCCTCTTTCTACCGAGACCCCAGGAGTTCCCTGGTTCTCCTCCATGAGTAGCACTCTGCGCCTGGGGGCAGAAGAGGAGCTCCGGGCTCTGGGCTCTATCCCTTCCATTTTTCCCATTCTGATCCCCGGTCCCTCTGATCGGGCAGATCACCCCCACCTGGCTATACTACCTTTTTCCGGGATCAAGTCAGAAATAGTCTCCGATTCCCCCTCCCTTCTTTCTATATCGAGGTCGCTAAGTTTTTTGACGTACCTATCAATCAACTCCATCCTAATTCTTTCAGGATTATGGCCTCGGCCTATGTCCTTTTCAAAATGAACAATCTTCTCATCACTCCCCTCATCCTTCATTATTACTTCACTTGCCGGTTTGAGGATAACGCC comes from Primulina huaijiensis isolate GDHJ02 chromosome 5, ASM1229523v2, whole genome shotgun sequence and encodes:
- the LOC140976520 gene encoding periodic tryptophan protein 2-like is translated as MNYRFQNLIGAPYRGGNVVVVNNTLLISPIGNRISVTDLLKSETITLPCQASTNLRHIAASLDGVFVFTVDENNRCLFINVQRRVVLHRISFKHRISVVKFSPDGRFIAVSAGKLLQIWRSPGFKKEFFPFELIRTFADCNDRITCLDWSPDSDYVIVGSKDLTLRLFCLRKVKKSDSKKPFLLLGHRDVIVGVFFGVDKKTNGVASVYSLSRDGAVFRWGFSEAELDSPGTPKQIYEQDLASGNETILKKRKESDGKDEFDGGNGVLLHKIKWELMKKDYLMQAPAKLTSCDYHRGLDMLVVGLSNGVFALYQMPDFVCIHLLSISREKITTATFNGLGNWLTFGCAKLGQLLVWEWKSESYILKQQGHYFDVNCLAYSSDSQLLATGADDNKIKVWTVSTGFCFITFSEHKNAVTALHFMASKNCLLSASLDGTVRAYDLFRYRNFKIFVTPTPKQFVSLTSDQSGDIICAGTLDSFEIFVWSMKDARLLDVLSGHEGPVHGLTFSPAQAILASSSWDKTVRLWDIFEGKGGIEKFDHTHDVLTVVYRPDGKQMACSTLDGQIHFWDPLQGLEMFTIEGRRDIAGGRLMTDRRSAANSTAGKCFTTLCYSSDGSYILAGGNSKYICMYDVADQVLLRRFQITHNLSLDGVLDFLNSKNMSEAGPLDLIDDDDSDMEEGVEKQSRDKLAYDLPGSMPNRGRPVIRTKCLRIAPTGRSWAAATTEGVLLYSMDDTFIFDPTDLDMDVTPEAVDDALKDDQPKRALFLSLRMNEDTLIKKCILTVAPTDISDVASSVPVKYLQRLVEALADLLENCPHLEFILRWCQELCKFHGTVIQQNFTNLRPALRTLQNSVIRLHKDLADTCSSNEYMLRYLCSTSNKR